One Desulfonatronovibrio hydrogenovorans DSM 9292 DNA segment encodes these proteins:
- a CDS encoding sigma-70 family RNA polymerase sigma factor yields the protein MTIKDKNTSGKSKPDQQKKNKDIKDICANKGSTPCVTDPLKIYLRELGRFPPLSAEEEFELARKYREDGDRESALKLVTSNLRLVVKIAMEFQRKWMKNVLDLIQEGNVGLMKALKKFDPDKGIKFSYYASFWIRAYILKFIMDNWRMVKVGTTQAQRKLFYNLGKEKQRLESLGITPDADTISQNLDVSQADVVEMGQRLGQHDLSLDMPYSDDSEITPMNVIPAIGDGAEEILLQEETAGILNQNIQELLPKLNEKERDIIELRLLAESPITLREIGEKYGITRERVRQIEARLLEKIKSQITENVTDFSREWIDDA from the coding sequence GATATTAAAGATATCTGTGCGAACAAGGGTTCAACTCCGTGTGTGACTGATCCGCTGAAAATTTATTTGCGTGAGCTGGGTCGCTTCCCTCCTTTGTCGGCTGAAGAAGAATTTGAACTGGCCAGGAAGTACAGAGAAGATGGGGATCGTGAATCAGCCCTGAAGCTGGTCACTTCCAACCTGCGCCTGGTGGTGAAGATAGCCATGGAGTTCCAGCGCAAGTGGATGAAAAATGTCCTGGATCTGATCCAGGAAGGCAACGTGGGGCTTATGAAAGCCCTGAAAAAGTTTGATCCAGACAAGGGGATCAAATTTTCCTATTACGCTTCTTTCTGGATCAGGGCCTACATACTCAAGTTTATTATGGACAACTGGAGGATGGTCAAGGTGGGGACCACCCAGGCCCAGCGCAAGCTGTTCTATAACCTGGGCAAGGAAAAGCAGCGTCTGGAATCTCTGGGCATTACTCCAGACGCGGACACCATTTCTCAGAATCTGGATGTTTCCCAGGCCGACGTGGTGGAAATGGGACAGCGACTTGGTCAGCACGACCTTTCCCTGGACATGCCTTACAGTGATGACTCGGAAATAACTCCTATGAACGTGATCCCGGCCATTGGCGATGGGGCAGAGGAGATCCTGCTTCAGGAAGAGACAGCCGGAATTTTGAATCAGAATATACAGGAATTGCTGCCCAAACTCAATGAAAAGGAAAGGGACATCATTGAGTTGAGGTTGCTGGCAGAATCACCCATTACTTTAAGGGAGATAGGAGAAAAGTACGGCATTACCCGAGAAAGGGTCAGGCAGATTGAAGCCAGGTTGCTGGAAAAAATCAAGAGCCAGATTACTGAAAATGTAACTGATTTTTCCAGGGAGTGGATTGACGATGCATGA
- a CDS encoding HD domain-containing protein — MHDKLVRVRNKAGMIARQCNLEFYSQFSSEYALSRDIFFSHPMILRLREDVLPFLNDGFGHGIEHSKKVAIDAGMLAIIETRAWEKPAESKKTCILAQMCGLLHDVCRQDEDHARKGAEFSLLILNNYPLSSKDKEDIAFAVSNHEAFKDAERADSQRQQILSDVLYDADKFRWGPDNFITTLWEICCFEEWSLEEIIERFPKGLKFIESVGETFRTETGRMYGPEFIKCGLEVGSKVYRLLREDCGPDLEAGCRLD; from the coding sequence ATGCATGACAAGCTGGTCCGGGTAAGGAATAAGGCGGGGATGATAGCCCGGCAGTGCAATCTTGAATTTTATTCTCAGTTTTCTTCAGAATATGCCCTTTCCAGGGATATATTTTTCAGTCACCCCATGATTCTGCGGCTCAGGGAGGATGTCCTGCCCTTTCTCAATGATGGGTTCGGTCATGGTATTGAACATTCCAAAAAGGTGGCCATTGACGCCGGCATGCTGGCCATCATAGAAACCAGGGCCTGGGAAAAGCCTGCTGAAAGCAAGAAGACATGCATTCTGGCCCAGATGTGTGGACTGCTTCATGATGTCTGCCGCCAGGATGAAGACCACGCCCGCAAAGGGGCAGAATTTTCTCTGTTGATCCTGAATAATTATCCTCTTTCCAGTAAAGACAAAGAAGACATCGCCTTTGCCGTAAGCAACCATGAAGCCTTTAAGGATGCTGAACGTGCAGATTCCCAAAGGCAGCAGATTCTAAGCGATGTTCTTTATGACGCTGACAAGTTTCGCTGGGGGCCGGACAATTTCATCACCACTCTCTGGGAAATATGCTGTTTTGAAGAGTGGTCGCTGGAAGAGATCATTGAGCGTTTTCCCAAGGGGCTTAAGTTTATTGAAAGTGTCGGTGAAACCTTCAGGACTGAGACCGGCCGCATGTACGGGCCGGAATTCATTAAATGCGGCCTTGAAGTCGGTTCAAAGGTCTACAGACTTCTCAGGGAGGATTGCGGCCCAGACCTGGAAGCTGGATGCAGGCTGGATTAG
- a CDS encoding tetratricopeptide repeat protein, protein MLIKNTIFILGFLVLLCGCAVKPGPGPGAPVQDLGVEARLIYNYLRAQDHLARGNFLEGAAHLEEMVRIRPSAELLMELARSYWNGRDQDRAVESAQKAADLFPGEPDLLFFQAELLLAAGRQDEAVEVLEQYREKAPHDLGVLLDLASFYLEAGDHPKVMDILDQVPEGQRTPEIYYYMGRAAAELGDRRKAVIFMRRAVDEDPMFLQAWAELAFIYEQDRDYLQAEKIYEKLLGFGETNPDLILRIIELNLKLNNPDKALDFLERGPVDVQFRLDGANQFIRNSFYDHAYEILDQIRLRGAYPPTVYFYLALIAYEGWSDPDEALDQLHNIPEDDFYYLQSLSFMIQIHYEQKNYGQALDLARLGRAAQTPEVRFFLFESVLLEILDDHQAALDVIELGLEKWPLNSDLLFRKGVVLDKMGQREMSLTVMEEIISVDQDHHEALNYVGYTLADDNKDLDRALVLIKRALSLDPYNGYYIDSLAWVYYRQSNYSLAWKEIQRAVELVDTDPVIWEHYGDIARVMSMPDLALFGYKNALAHDPEDPDRILDKLQTVQDELQEKATGPE, encoded by the coding sequence ATGCTGATCAAAAATACCATATTTATTCTGGGGTTCCTTGTCCTGCTTTGCGGATGCGCTGTCAAACCAGGTCCTGGGCCTGGAGCTCCGGTTCAGGACCTGGGTGTTGAAGCAAGGCTCATCTATAACTACCTGAGAGCCCAGGACCATCTGGCCAGGGGGAATTTTCTGGAAGGGGCCGCTCATCTGGAGGAAATGGTCCGGATCAGACCTTCGGCCGAGCTGCTGATGGAGCTTGCCAGGTCCTACTGGAATGGACGGGATCAGGACAGGGCTGTTGAGTCTGCTCAAAAGGCGGCTGACCTGTTTCCTGGTGAGCCTGACCTGCTTTTTTTCCAGGCTGAACTGCTGCTGGCCGCCGGCAGGCAGGATGAAGCTGTGGAAGTTCTTGAACAGTACAGGGAAAAGGCTCCCCACGACCTGGGGGTGCTGCTGGATCTGGCCTCTTTTTATCTGGAGGCGGGAGATCATCCCAAGGTTATGGACATCCTGGATCAGGTTCCGGAAGGACAAAGGACGCCAGAGATATACTACTATATGGGCAGGGCTGCAGCTGAACTGGGAGACCGCAGAAAAGCGGTCATATTCATGAGACGGGCCGTAGATGAAGACCCGATGTTTCTGCAGGCCTGGGCTGAACTGGCTTTTATCTATGAACAGGACCGGGACTATCTCCAGGCTGAAAAGATTTATGAAAAACTCCTTGGTTTTGGAGAAACCAATCCTGATTTGATCCTGCGGATCATAGAACTGAACCTTAAACTGAACAATCCGGACAAGGCCCTGGATTTTCTTGAAAGAGGCCCGGTTGATGTCCAGTTCAGGCTGGACGGAGCCAATCAGTTCATAAGGAACAGTTTTTATGATCATGCCTATGAGATCCTGGATCAGATAAGGCTCAGGGGGGCTTATCCTCCAACAGTCTACTTTTATCTGGCCCTGATAGCCTATGAGGGTTGGTCTGATCCAGATGAAGCTCTGGATCAGCTTCACAATATTCCAGAAGATGATTTTTATTACCTTCAGTCCCTGTCCTTCATGATCCAGATTCATTATGAACAGAAGAACTATGGGCAGGCCCTGGATCTGGCCAGGTTGGGCAGGGCGGCTCAAACTCCGGAGGTCAGGTTCTTTCTTTTTGAATCGGTGCTGCTTGAGATCCTTGACGATCACCAGGCCGCCTTGGATGTCATTGAGCTGGGACTGGAAAAATGGCCTCTGAACAGCGATCTTTTGTTCAGAAAAGGGGTTGTTCTGGACAAAATGGGCCAAAGGGAAATGTCCTTGACTGTCATGGAAGAAATAATCTCCGTAGACCAGGATCATCATGAGGCCCTGAATTATGTGGGCTATACCCTGGCTGATGACAACAAGGACCTGGACAGGGCTTTGGTACTGATAAAAAGAGCTTTGAGCCTGGACCCTTATAATGGCTATTACATTGATTCTCTGGCCTGGGTTTATTACCGGCAGAGCAATTATTCCCTGGCCTGGAAGGAAATCCAGCGGGCAGTAGAGCTTGTCGATACTGATCCTGTAATATGGGAACACTATGGAGACATTGCCAGGGTCATGAGCATGCCCGATCTGGCCCTTTTCGGGTATAAAAATGCTCTTGCCCATGACCCTGAAGATCCTGACAGAATTCTGGACAAGCTCCAGACGGTTCAGGACGAACTGCAGGAAAAGGCAACAGGTCCGGAATGA